Proteins from one Aquila chrysaetos chrysaetos chromosome 5, bAquChr1.4, whole genome shotgun sequence genomic window:
- the TMC6 gene encoding transmembrane channel-like protein 6, which yields MSRPPSITLRVSEDTDSDGQELSPDNEGALHTSFHQLIQEQSSLVEAVLELEMQARGREHPARLAPQDACATVWQEPGQDEQHLGYSSASLRILANMPSRTIGRSRGAIISQYYNRTARLRRRSSRPPLQQLCHTARPSLRQYDLETDPARATLEDKRSLLVKELLSLSPSQRSHMLLNVPLSLAEKRTLRQELSGQRGPLRQHAQCQAPSSLCGWSKDYIILGCRGLWYRLLSLLPAAKPWHYALKQIGGRFGSSVLSYFLFLKTLLMFNIISFLILLVFVVALQAAYPPASTSPQSFTGLELLTGAGYFTHSLLYYGYYSNITLNDPCTSSPNDSACPLAAPPLPYNMPLAYVFSVGVSFLVTCVLLVYSMSCSFRESYRVGSSAGDLAVKVFCAWDFKVIQRRSVKLQCENICTQLKELLADQQSRSRSLSLCQRLGHSAVLLLAWALSLSTVLGCVLAVHYFSEHMHGVQQDHRARGSSERQQEAILLVLPFMVSLLNMLMPHLYNLLATWEKQDSPVAQVYVAICRNLILKMVVLGLLCYQWLSRRVVCSTEECWETCVGQDLYRFVVMDFIFTLLDTLFGELVWRLILEKKLKRKQKPEFDIAQNVLELIYGQTLTWLGVLFAPLLPAVQTLKLLLLFYIKKTSLMQNCQSPSKPWQASHMSTVFITLLFFPSFLGAAVFLSYTIWSVRPSETCGPFQGLENIYKSGKTWVQVLEKSNPNITWFAWVHQHLVENTFLLFFVSGFLLAVIYFNIQVVRGQRRIICLLKEQIANEGEDKIFLIQKLHSVYEQRERRT from the exons ATGTCCCGGCCGCCCTCCATCACCCTCCGCGTCTCCGAGGACACCGACAGCGATGG ccaggagctgagCCCAGACAACGAAGGAGCCCTGCACACCTCCTTCCACCAGCTCAtccaggagcagagcagcttgGTAGAGGCGGTTCTGGAGCTGGAGATGCAGGCGAGGGGCAGAG AGCACCCGGCCCGCCTGGCCCCCCAAGATGCCTGTGCCACGGTGTGGCAGGAGCCTGGGCAGGATGAACAGCACCTCGGTTACTCCTCCGCCTCCCTGCGGATCCTCGCCAACATGCCCAGCCGTACCATCG GGCGCAGCCGCGGGGCCATCATCTCCCAGTACTACAACCGCACAGCCCGGCTGCGGCGCCGGAGCAGCCGCCCacccctgcagcagctctgccacacGGCGCGGCCCAGCCTGCGGCAGTACGACCTGGAGACCGACCCTGCCAGGGCCACTCTGGAAG ACAAGCGGAGCCTGCTGGTGAAGGAGCTGCTGAGCCTCTCACCCAGCCAGCGCAGCCACATGCTGCTTAATGTGCCCCTCAGCCTGGCAGAGAAACGCACCCTCCG gcaggagctgagcgGGCAGAGGGGCCCCCTGAGGCAGCACGCCCAGTGCCAGGCCCCCTCCTCTCTCTGCGGATGGTCCAAGGACTACATCATCCTC GGCTGCCGGGGCCTCTGGTAcaggctcctctccctgctccctgccgCGAAGCCCTGGCATTACGCCCTGAAGCAGATCGGCGGCCGCTTCGGCTCCAGTGTCCTCTCCTACTTCCTCTTCCTCAAGACGCTCCTTATGTTCAACATCATCTCATTCCTCATTCTCCTGGTCTTCGTGGTGGCCCTGCAGGCTGCATATCCCCCTGCCTCTACCAGCCCCCAGTCCTTCACTGGCCTCGAGCTCCTGACTGGAGCG GGCTACTTCACTCACTCACTGCTATACTACGGCTACTACAGCAACATCACCCTCAATGACCCCTGCACCTCCAGCCCCAATGACAGCGCGTGCCCCCTCGCAGCCCCCCCGCTCCCATACAACATGCCGTTGGCCTACGTGTTCAGTGTTGGGGTCTCCTTCCTCGTCACCTGCGTCCTGCTGGTGTACAG CATGTCCTGCTCCTTCCGGGAGAGCTACCGTgtgggcagctctgctggggacCTGGCTGTCAAAGTCTTCTGTGCCTGGGACTTCAAGGTGATCCAGAGGCGCTCGGTCAAGCTGCAGTGTGAGAACATCTGCACCCAGTTGAAG GAGCTGCTCGCGGACCAGCAGtcccgctcccgctccctgAGCCTCTGCCAGCGCCTGGGGCACTCTGCTGTGCTTCTCCTGGCCTGGGCCCTCTCGCTGAGCACAGTGCTGGGCTGCGTACTGGCTGTGCACTACTTCTCAGAGCACATGCACGGG GTTCAACAGGACCACCGAGCACGGGGCAGCAGTGAGCGGCAGCAGGAAGCCATCCTGCTGGTCCTGCCCTTCATGGTGTCTCTCCTCAACATGCTGATGCCCCACCTGTACAACTTGCTGGCGACGTGGGAGAAGCAGGACTCCCCCGTGGCACAGGTCTACGTGGCAATCTGCAG gaACCTCATTCTGAAGATGGTGGTCCTCGGCCTGCTCTGCTACCAGTGGCTCAGCCGGAGAGTTGTCTGCTCAACAGAGGAG TGCTGGGAGACGTGTGTGGGGCAGGACCTGTATCGCTTCGTGGTGATGGACTTCATATTCACCCTGCTGGACACGCTTTTCGGGGAGCTGGTCTGGAG GCTGATCTTGGAGAAGAAGctgaagaggaagcagaagccTGAGTTTGACATCGCCCAAAATGTGCTGGAGCTGATCTATGGGCAGACCCTGACCTG GCTGGGCGTTCTCTTCGCACCACTCCTGCCGGCCGTGCAGacactgaagctgctgctgctgttctatATCAAAAAG ACCAGCCTGATGCAGAACTGCCAGTCCCCCAGCAAGCCCTGGCAAGCATCTCACATGAGCACTGTCTTCATCACCCTACTGTTCTTCCCGTCCTTCCTGGGTGCAGCCGTCTTCCTCTCCTACACCATCTGGTC GGTGCGGCCGTCGGAAACCTGTGGTCCCTTCCAGGGGCTGGAAAACATCTACAAGTCAGGGAAGACCTGGGTGCAAGTGCTGGAGAAGTCCAACCCGAACATCACCTGGTTTGCGTGGGTCCACCAGCACCTGGTGGAGAACaccttcctcctgttcttcGTGTCTGGGTTCCTGCT AGCCGTGATCTACTTCAACATCCAGGTGGTCAGAGGCCAGCGGAGGATCATCTGCCTGCTGAAGGAGCAGATTGCCAAT GAAGgggaagataaaatatttctcattcaGAAGCTTCACTCTGTTTACGAGCAGAGAGAGAGACGCACCTGA